The following are encoded in a window of Oncorhynchus keta strain PuntledgeMale-10-30-2019 chromosome 10, Oket_V2, whole genome shotgun sequence genomic DNA:
- the LOC127932018 gene encoding E3 ubiquitin-protein ligase RNF186-like produces the protein MGLMGEDMECCVCLQPYSRREKIPRMLHCKHTFCGLCLQAMSRLQSGLLTVCCPLCRWITCTEPSLTLPGSLWINTEIWDQILDRQQEEEEEEEEWKGANRQTRTTTQYSCSPSRHCGLRLKLQNFLRRMKHNVL, from the exons atgggTCTGATGGGCGAGGACATGGAGTGCTGTGTCTGCCTCCAGCCCTACTCTCGCAGGGAGAAGATCCCTCGGATGCTCCACTGTAAGCACACATTCTGTGGGCTGTGCTTGCAGGCGATGTCCAGGCTCCAAAGCGGCCTACTGACAGTCTGCTGCCCCCTGTGCCGTTGGATCACCTGCACCGAGCCCAGCCTCACCCTGCCGGGGTCGCTGTGGATTAACACTGAGATCTGGGACCAGATACTAGACAGacaacaggaagaggaggaggaggaggaagagtggaAGGGAGCTAACAGACAGACTCGGACCACTACACAGTACAGTTG tTCTCCATCAAGGCATTGTGGCCTGAGGCTCAAACTGCAGAATTTCCTGAGGAGGATGAAGCACAATGTACTGTAA